The following proteins are encoded in a genomic region of Blastopirellula marina:
- the dnaN gene encoding DNA polymerase III subunit beta: MKITFDREKFQQAFQTAAMVAPSRSPKPILQNVKLDATEKSAILMATDMEIGVRIEVEGIEVEQPGSIVLPVARFGSILKEVRDEKLSVQREESRTVVQAQHSKFTLSSEDPDEFPTVQGFSETKYHEVSARVFKELIRRTLFATDTESGRYALGGVLLELGENSITAVATDGRRLAKMEGPATQVDGHGQTDAMTIVPSRAMQLIERSLTDLEATVQISSRTNDVLVKVGPATIYARLVEGRFPKWRDVLPEKRDAAHIEMSVGPAFAALRQAAIVTSDESRGIDFTFGNGSMILSSNTAEVGDSRVEIPIPFDGDPVEITMDHRFVADFYKVLGSESNFILNIQNAESAALFSTDDNYDYVVMPLARDR; encoded by the coding sequence ATGAAAATCACGTTCGATCGCGAGAAGTTTCAACAGGCATTCCAGACCGCGGCGATGGTAGCCCCCAGCCGTAGTCCTAAGCCGATCCTACAGAACGTCAAACTTGACGCGACCGAGAAGTCCGCCATCCTGATGGCCACCGACATGGAAATCGGTGTGCGGATCGAGGTCGAAGGCATCGAAGTCGAACAGCCAGGCAGTATCGTTCTGCCGGTGGCACGGTTCGGATCTATCTTGAAGGAGGTTCGCGATGAAAAGCTCAGCGTGCAACGCGAAGAATCACGCACCGTCGTGCAAGCCCAACACAGTAAGTTCACCTTGTCGAGCGAAGACCCCGACGAGTTTCCCACCGTGCAAGGATTCTCCGAGACGAAGTACCATGAAGTATCGGCTCGGGTTTTCAAAGAACTGATCCGCCGCACACTATTCGCGACCGATACTGAAAGTGGCCGATACGCCTTAGGCGGTGTGCTATTGGAATTAGGTGAGAACAGCATTACGGCCGTTGCCACCGATGGACGACGTTTGGCCAAGATGGAAGGCCCTGCCACGCAAGTTGACGGGCATGGCCAAACCGATGCGATGACGATTGTGCCATCTCGCGCGATGCAATTGATCGAGCGAAGTTTGACCGATCTGGAAGCGACCGTGCAGATCTCTTCCCGCACCAATGACGTGTTGGTGAAAGTCGGTCCGGCGACCATCTACGCTCGCTTGGTAGAAGGACGTTTTCCCAAGTGGCGTGACGTCTTGCCTGAGAAGCGAGATGCGGCCCATATCGAAATGTCGGTAGGCCCTGCATTCGCCGCGTTACGTCAGGCTGCCATTGTGACGTCCGACGAGAGCCGTGGAATCGACTTCACGTTCGGCAACGGCTCGATGATCCTTTCCAGCAACACGGCCGAGGTGGGCGATTCTCGCGTCGAGATTCCGATCCCTTTCGATGGCGATCCGGTCGAGATCACGATGGACCACCGCTTTGTCGCCGACTTTTACAAGGTGCTGGGGAGTGAAAGCAACTTCATCCTCAATATCCAAAATGCCGAAAGCGCTGCTCTGTTTAGCACAGACGACAATTACGATTACGTCGTCATGCCTTTGGCGCGCGATCGCTAG
- a CDS encoding DUF721 domain-containing protein, with amino-acid sequence MSERQPGRMQSIKGTLAQLMVQKGYAQVQTADACQKAWDVAAGERLAQHSIAGNVTRGTLLVMVANSTISQMISFQKPQILKSLQQQLPDHNITDLKIKVGRID; translated from the coding sequence ATGAGCGAACGCCAGCCAGGCAGAATGCAATCGATCAAAGGAACCTTGGCCCAGTTGATGGTCCAGAAGGGCTATGCCCAAGTTCAAACGGCCGATGCATGCCAAAAGGCTTGGGACGTCGCCGCCGGCGAACGCTTGGCCCAGCACAGCATCGCTGGCAACGTCACTCGCGGAACGCTGCTAGTCATGGTTGCTAACTCCACGATCAGCCAGATGATTAGTTTCCAGAAGCCGCAAATCCTCAAGTCACTTCAGCAGCAACTGCCAGATCACAACATCACAGATTTGAAAATCAAAGTTGGAAGAATCGACTAA